A genomic region of Prionailurus viverrinus isolate Anna chromosome D4, UM_Priviv_1.0, whole genome shotgun sequence contains the following coding sequences:
- the MRPL41 gene encoding 39S ribosomal protein L41, mitochondrial, with protein sequence MGLLSGAARIVVRGADRVSRWTSKRGPRTFYKSRGTKGTGVHARDGKFVQVKEMVPELVVPELAGFKLKPYVNYRVPAGTDVPLTAEQLFLEAVAPAIEKDYRDGTFDPEQLDKYGFEPTQEGKLFQLYPKNFPR encoded by the coding sequence ATGGGCCTCCTGAGCGGCGCGGCCCGCATCGTGGTGCGGGGCGCCGACCGCGTGAGTAGGTGGACCAGCAAGCGGGGCCCACGTACCTTCTATAAGAGCCGTGGTACCAAGGGCACCGGCGTGCACGCCCGCGACGGGAAGTTCGTGCAGGTCAAGGAAATGGTCCCGGAGCTGGTGGTGCCCGAGCTGGCTGGCTTCAAGCTCAAGCCCTATGTGAACTACCGCGTCCCGGCGGGCACAGACGTGCCGCTGACGGCCGAGCAGCTGTTCCTGGAGGCAGTGGCACCTGCTATCGAGAAGGACTACAGGGACGGCACTTTCGACCCGGAGCAGCTGGACAAGTACGGCTTTGAGCCCACGCAGGAAGGCAAGCTCTTCCAGCTGTACCCCAAGAACTTCCCGCGCTAG